Proteins from a genomic interval of Papaver somniferum cultivar HN1 chromosome 4, ASM357369v1, whole genome shotgun sequence:
- the LOC113275592 gene encoding LOB domain-containing protein 41-like yields MRMSCNGCRVLRKGCSENCSIRPCLQWIKSPESQANATVFLAKFYGRAGLMNLINSGPEHLRPAIFRSLLYEACGRIVNPIYGSVGLLWSGSWQLCQAAVEAVLKGAPIMQIPSEAAVSPSLPFKGAYDIRHVSKDDNSAASQELTKVKTRNRFKRSSMAPAKLKPVKIAHSPTESSVHHEPIVDDDDDHNESTQLCNLDWNRSFTDELNRDTSHDSSNSHQGGYSRESESMFSVETVEASMVSSRAELEHVVPQCHSDDSEVELELSLGFESSRLQRASPAKKQRIEMDGSDIGGRTCKIELGLDFPV; encoded by the exons ATGAGGATGAGTTGTAATGGTTGTCGTGTTCTTCGGAAAGGATGCAGTGAAAATTGTAGTATCAGACCTTGTTTACAATGGATCAAAAGCCCTGAATCTCAAGCTAATGCTACTGTATTTCTCGCTAAATTTTATGGTCGTGCTGGTCTCATGAACCTCATCAATTCTGGTCCTGAACATCTCCGCCCTG CTATATTTAGATCACTTTTATACGAGGCTTGTGGAAGAATTGTGAACCCAATCTATGGGTCAGTCGGTTTACTTTGGTCTGGTAGTTGGCAACTCTGTCAAGCCGCTGTTGAAGCTGTTTTAAAAGGTGCTCCGATAATGCAAATCCCATCTGAAGCTGCTGTTAGTCCTAGCCTTCCTTTCAAAGGAGCTTATGATATTAGACACGTGTCGAAAGATGACAATTCTGCTGCTTCTCAAGAACTTACAAAGGTGAAAACTCGTAACCGATTCAAGAGAAGTTCAATGGCACCAGCTAAGCTTAAACCTGTTAAGATCGCTCATTCACCTACGGAGTCATCTGTTCATCATGAACCAATTGTTGACGACGATGATGATCATAATGAGTCAACTCAGCTTTGTAATCTGGACTGGAATCGGAGTTTTACTGATGAGTTAAATCGGGATACAAGTCATGACTCATCCAACAGTCACCAAGGAGGATATAGCCGTGAATCTGAGAGTATGTTTTCTGTTGAAACGGTTGAAGCTTCAATGGTGAGCAGCCGAGCTGAGCTAGAACATGTTGTTCCACAATGCCATTCTGATGATAGTGAAGTTGAGTTGGAGTTGTCACTCGGTTTTGAGTCAAGTCGGTTACAACGCGCGAGTCCTGCTAAGAAACAAAGGATTGAAATGGACGGTTCTGATATTGGTGGGAGGACTTGTAAGATTGAATTAGGGCTTGATTTTCCCGTTTGA